The genomic segment CCGCGAACTGGGCTCCCGTGGCTATGACTTGATCATCCTCGGCTACGCCGAGCGGTCCGCGTCGATCCTGAAGAACGCGGAGGTCGCGATCTCCTGTATCAACCGCGCGAAGGACCAGCGCGCGAACAAGACCGACCTCATGGCGGCCGGCGGGTTCAGCATGGGCGGGCTCGTCACCCGGTACGCCCTCGCCAAGATGGAGCACGAGGGCAGCAACCACGAGGTCGGCACCTACATCTCCTACGACAGCCCGCACCGGGGCGCCTGGATCCCGCTGAGCCTCCAGGGGCTGGCGCACTTCCTCGCGCCGATCAGCGACGGCATGAAGAACATGATCAACAGCGAGGCCGCCACCGAACTCATGTGGCGGCACAAGGAGAGCATCGCCGCGCCGGCGGTCGAGCACGAGAACCGCAGGATCTTCCTCGCGAAGCTGCGGGAGTACGGCTGGTGGCCGACCGGCCCCCTCAACCCGAACGGGATCCGCAAGATCGGCGTCGCCAACGGCTCCGGCACCGGCGAACCCAACGGCATCCCGGCCGGAGAGCTTGCGCTGGAGATCACCGGCGGCCTCTTCAACAACACCGACCTCTACCTCCAGGACGACACCGAGAACCAGCTCGTCGCCTATCTCAAGGCGCTCCTCCAGCCCGCCAAGGAGGTCCGCACCCCGAGCCTGCCCGAACTCGACGGTGCCCCCGGCGGAACCCTCGAATCCTTCGGCATCGCCGCCGACGAACTCAACGGCGCCGGCCAGCCCGCCACCGCCCACTACCGCTCGATCGCCTTCGTCCCGGCCGTCAGCGCGGTCGCCATCCGCGACATCGACACCCACGAGGGTCTCTACGCCGACATCAGCGCGATCCCGTCCCAGGAAAGCGAACTCGACGCGTTCCTGTGCGCCTCCCAGAACGAGGAACACACCCTCATGACGGAAGAGCTGGGCGGCTGGATCATCGACCAGCTGGAACTCAACAAGTAGCCCTCCGGGGGAGGGGTGAGCGAGGCCCGCCCGGGAGGGCGGGCCTCGTCCCGTTCAAGGCGGGCCCGGTCAGGGCGGGCCTCCTTTTAGCCTCCGCCGGCAACCGTCTGCGGAATGGCGGTGGGGCGGCCACGCTGAGCGGCCTAGGGTCTGTCGTTTGGATCTCCGTGGGGGAAGGAGCGGTGTCCGGTGCGTGCAGCTGCAAGGCGGAGGAGGGAGGCGACGCGGAGCGTCGTCGACCGACGACAACGCGGCAGATGTGCGTGCTGGACACCGCGACGCCGCGGAGATCCAGACGACAGGCCCTAGGTGGCCGGCCGCACTCCGGGTGCATCTCTCGCTCTGGCGCGCGTAGAACGGCCGGCAGGGCGAGGGAGGGGCCCCGCCGCCGCGATCGACCACCGCCGACGCAGTATTGGGCGAGCCGCCGTACCGCCGCCGCCAACCCCGCGCACCATGCGCGGCACCGCATCCCGCCGGATGGCTGGCGGGGGGCGACAGCTGCCGCGATGTGGCCCGCGCCGGGAAAGCCTCCGGCCCTGCAGGGCCCATCCCCGACAACCCCCAGCCTCAGCCTCAGCCGCGCTCCAACGGGCGCGGCTCCCAACCGAGCTGAGCGCAGAGCGTTCCGTGCAGGAGGTCGGGGTCGACGAGCCGGCGGTCCTGCCGGGGCGCGCAGCGCCAGCTCAGGGGCCAGGTGACGCCGGTGAGCGCGGGGATGCCGACGTAGGCGTCCCGTCCGCCCGACCCCAGACGGGTGGTACCCGGGGGCCAGCTGCGCCCCGCGGAACTCCCGGGCGCAACGAGGAAGTACATCCACCGGCACCCCGCCGACTCCCCGATCACCGGCCCTGGCTCACCGTTCGTGAGAGCTTCGAGCCGCCTCGCCAGTTCCTCGCCGACCTCTTCCGTGACCCGGACGGCGTCGAAGAAGACGCCGGTCTTGCGGAGTCGGTGCCCGGAGACCGGCAGCCAGGGATGCACGACGCCCACTCGGTTACTTTCTGTATTCATACGTCCACTGTCGGCACGCACAGCTAGCCTGAACAGGACCGGAGCCTCGACAGAGGCCGGGTGGGGGTTCGGGTCGAACTCCCGTGGAGACGTGTGGAATCGAGCTGACGGGTGTGGGGTGGCGAGAATGGGTCAGAGCGCTGGATCCTCGGGGACCGCACGGTACTTCGCCGAGCTATTGCGTACGTTCCGCAAGTCGCGCGGCCTCACGCAGGCCCAGTTGGGCGAGCTGGTTCATGTCTCCGACTCGTACGTCAGCGCCGTCGAGACGTGCGAGCGCATCCCGTCGCCTGAGTTCATCGCGGCGGCTGATGAGGCGCTGGAGGCGGGTGGACTTCTGGCGATCGCTACTGAGCACCTGGCTCACGACCGATACCCGGCGTTCTTCAAGGACTTCGCCAAGCTTGAGGCGGATGCGCTGAGTCTCTGGTCCTACAGCTCGCATGTTCTCGACGGGCTGCTCCAGACGGAGGAGTACGCACGCGCCGTGATCAATTGCGAGTTTCCTCCGCAGGACGACGAGGCGATGGAACGGCTGGTTGAAGCCCGCATGGCGCGGCAGCAACTCTTTGTGCGCAAGCCCATTTGCCTCCTGAGCATCGTCATCGAGGAGTCCGTGCTCCGGCGCCCGGTCGGCCCTCCGGAAGTGATCCTCGCGCAGCTCAGCCACCTGCTCAGCTGCGCTGATCTGCGCAACGTCACCATCCAGGTCATGCCGCTGGATCGCGGCGGTCACGCCGGGTTGAACGGGCCGATGAAGCTGATCGAAACGCCCGAACGGAAGCAACTCGCCTATCTTGAAGTACAGGGCACAAGCCACCTGCTCTCGGACGTCAACGACGTCGCACAACTCTTCCAGCGGTATGCGATGATCCGGACGCAGGCCCTGGGACTTGAGGAATCCGTGGCCCTGATCAAGGAGTTGGCGGCTCAGCTATGAACGATCTGGTCTGGTTCAAGTCCAGCTACAGCGGTTCCAATGGCGGCGACTGCGTCGAGATCGCCTACGACTGGCGCAAGTCCACCCACAGCGGCGGCAGCGGCGGCGACTGCGTCGAGGTGGCCATCCACCCCACCACCGTCCACATCCGCGACTCCAAGGACCCGCAGGGCCCGGCCCTCGCCGTTCCCGCCGCTTCCTGGGCCGCCTTCGTCGCCTTCGCCGCCTCTCAGCCGAGCTGACCTGAGCCTCGGGGGTTACGTGTTACTCCAGTCGGCTGCCGCGAACTACACGACGCTCTTCACGATGTTCGGCGCCATCACGGCGGCGCTCATCGCGGGGGCCGGGCTGCTCTATCAGATACGTCGTACGCGGGCGTTGGAGCGGGACAAGGCCACCTGGACTGCCGACCTCGAGAAGCAGAAGGTGCAGCACCAGCTCGATGTCGATCTGGAGGTGAAGCGCCGGACGTGGAACCACGAGCAGGAGACGGCCGAGCGGGAGCGCCGGCGGGCCGAGGCGGAGGCTGAGCGGGAGCGGGAGAGGGCCGCGCAGTTGGAGGCGACGGTCCATCGTGATCTGGAACTCGGTGCGGCGGAGTATTGCGAGAAACTGGCGCACGAGCTGTCGATGCTGCGCATCCTCGACCTGTCACGGCCGCTGGACCTGAAGAAGCTGTACGTCCAGGTGCGGGTGCAGGAGCAGGAGCCCTTGAGGTTCCTGAACGACGCTGAGGTGGAGGCCCTCTTCCCGCATTTGATGCCTCAGCTCGTTCAGGACGTCTTGGGCGACTCTGCCGGGGCGCCTCGCAGGCCGCTCCGGGCCGCTCCCGTCACTCTCGCGCCCATGGAGGCGCTGCAACGGCATCAGCGCATCATCGTTGTGG from the Streptomyces sp. RKAG293 genome contains:
- a CDS encoding helix-turn-helix transcriptional regulator, giving the protein MGQSAGSSGTARYFAELLRTFRKSRGLTQAQLGELVHVSDSYVSAVETCERIPSPEFIAAADEALEAGGLLAIATEHLAHDRYPAFFKDFAKLEADALSLWSYSSHVLDGLLQTEEYARAVINCEFPPQDDEAMERLVEARMARQQLFVRKPICLLSIVIEESVLRRPVGPPEVILAQLSHLLSCADLRNVTIQVMPLDRGGHAGLNGPMKLIETPERKQLAYLEVQGTSHLLSDVNDVAQLFQRYAMIRTQALGLEESVALIKELAAQL
- a CDS encoding DUF397 domain-containing protein yields the protein MNDLVWFKSSYSGSNGGDCVEIAYDWRKSTHSGGSGGDCVEVAIHPTTVHIRDSKDPQGPALAVPAASWAAFVAFAASQPS